A genomic window from Terrirubrum flagellatum includes:
- a CDS encoding nitronate monooxygenase family protein gives MTSPANFRNLKLPAIVAPMFLTSGPDLVVACCNAGLIGTFPALNQRSTEGFGRWLDEIGERLAPTSAPYGVNLIVHRSNSRLQADLAEVVRRKTPLVITSLGAVRELVDAVHAYGGVVFHDVISRRHAEKAAEAGVDGIIGVAAGAGGHAGLMSPFALVSEIRQVFSGTIVLSGAMNTGAQIAAARMMGADMAYLGTRFIATKEATAADAHKALIVESRMSDIMYTPNISGVAANFLTPSIRAAGLDPANLPAHAELDMMSEAKAWSRIWSAGHGVGGVDDMPAAADLCARLIEEYRAAMRSASADPFVQAAPPFRDELTQDFHLT, from the coding sequence ATGACGTCGCCTGCGAACTTCCGGAATTTAAAGCTGCCGGCGATTGTCGCGCCGATGTTCCTGACCTCGGGGCCCGACCTTGTCGTTGCATGCTGCAATGCTGGACTGATCGGAACATTTCCCGCGCTCAATCAGCGTAGCACGGAAGGTTTCGGCCGCTGGCTCGACGAGATCGGCGAACGGCTTGCGCCGACATCGGCGCCTTATGGTGTGAACCTCATCGTGCATCGCTCGAACTCGCGCCTGCAGGCCGATCTCGCCGAAGTCGTGCGTCGCAAGACGCCCCTGGTGATCACGTCCCTTGGCGCCGTGCGCGAACTCGTCGACGCGGTCCACGCTTATGGCGGCGTCGTGTTCCACGATGTCATCAGCCGCCGTCACGCCGAGAAGGCTGCGGAGGCCGGCGTCGACGGCATCATCGGAGTCGCGGCCGGAGCCGGAGGTCACGCCGGGCTGATGAGCCCGTTCGCGCTCGTCTCGGAGATCAGGCAGGTCTTCTCCGGAACGATTGTGCTCTCCGGCGCGATGAATACTGGCGCGCAGATTGCAGCGGCGCGCATGATGGGCGCTGACATGGCCTATCTCGGCACCCGGTTCATCGCGACGAAGGAAGCGACGGCCGCCGACGCGCATAAGGCGCTGATCGTTGAAAGCCGCATGTCCGACATCATGTACACGCCGAATATCTCCGGCGTTGCGGCGAATTTCCTGACGCCCTCGATCCGCGCCGCAGGTCTCGATCCGGCGAATCTTCCCGCGCACGCCGAGCTCGACATGATGAGCGAGGCCAAGGCCTGGAGCCGGATCTGGTCCGCCGGCCACGGCGTCGGCGGCGTCGACGACATGCCCGCCGCAGCCGATCTTTGCGCGCGGCTGATCGAGGAATATCGCGCGGCCATGCGGAGCGCCTCGGCGGACCCGTTCGTTCAGGCGGCTCCGCCGTTTCGCGACGAACTAACTCAAGATTTCCATTTAACCTAA